Proteins from a single region of Primulina tabacum isolate GXHZ01 chromosome 5, ASM2559414v2, whole genome shotgun sequence:
- the LOC142545570 gene encoding heptahelical transmembrane protein 1-like: MVSSSKGSVRNRKLVKGMDQEKDGKLCTPEKINSFSKLRIGCKDFEGKKYHLLSYHELPEYMKDNEYILNYYRADWPLKQAFFSVFRWHNETLNVWTHLLGFLLFLGLTVANVKDVAQVADFITVFAGQYQSANISKNFSLGPTKLIDLKQESHLKIDTTSHEAATTNWPFYVYLSGSMFCLLSSSVCHLFCCHSRHLNLLLLQMDYVGITVMIITSYFPAMYYIFQCTPHWQVVYLVGITIVGICTIVTLLTPAFSTGKYRSFRAMLFVSMGLIGLIPAVHAVVVNWEDPHRNVTLAYESVMALSYLIGTMFYVCRIPERWKPGLFDLAGHSHQIFHVLVVLGALAHYGAAQLFLRYRGQIGCDK, from the exons atgGTAAGTAGCAGTAAAGGGTCTGTTCGTAATAGGAAATTAGTTAAAGGGATGGATCAAGAAAAAGATGGAAAACTTTGCACACCGGAGAAGATCAACAGCTTCAGCAAGTTAAGGATTGGTTGCAAAGATTTCGAAGGGAAAAAATACCATCTTTTATCCTATCATGAGCTGCCGGAGTATATGAAGGATAATGAATACATATTGAATTATTACAGGGCTGATTGGCCTCTGAAACAGGCTTTTTTCAGTGTATTTCGGTGGCATAATGAGACATTGAATGTGTGGAC GCATTTGCTCGGGTTCTTGTTGTTCTTGGGATTGACAGTGGCAAATGTAAAGGACGTGGCTCAGGTTGCAGATTTCATCACAGTATTTGCTGg GCAATACCAATCAGCAAACATCTCCAAGAATTTCTCCCTG GGGCCGACAAAATTGATCGACCTGAAGCAAGAATCTCATTTGAAAATCGACACAACCTCGCACGAAGCGGCCACCACGAACTGGCCATTTTATGTGTACTTAAGCGGTTCCATGTTCTGTCTCCTCTCAAGTAGCGTTTGCCATCTCTTCTGTTGCCATTCACGCCACCTTAACTTGTTGCTGCTTCAGATGGATTATGTCGGTATAACTGTCATGATAATTACGTCCTATTTCCCCGCCATGTACTACATCTTTCAATGCACCCCGCATTGGCAAGTCGTTTACCTGGTCGGTATCACGATCGTTGGGATTTGCACCATCGTCACGTTGCTCACTCCGGCCTTTTCGACTGGGAAATACCGCTCTTTCCGAGCTATGCTTTTCGTATCTATGGGATTGATTGGTTTGATACCGGCGGTTCATGCTGTCGTTGTGAATTGGGAAGATCCCCACCGTAACGTTACATTGGCTTATGAATCTGTCATGGCTTTATCGTATTTGATAGGGACGATGTtttatgtttgccggattcctGAGCGGTGGAAGCCGGGGCTCTTCGACCTTGCTGGGCATAGCCATCAAATCTTCCATGTTCTTGTTGTGTTGGGGGCATTAGCACATTATGGTGCTGCACAATTGTT